A DNA window from Aureibaculum sp. 2308TA14-22 contains the following coding sequences:
- a CDS encoding SemiSWEET family sugar transporter: MVASIEILGLLAGGLTTAAFVPQVYKTYKSKSADSLSLTMFMVFFVGIILWLIYGIYVNSLAMMVTNSITAALSLLLIYFKLTYK, translated from the coding sequence ATGGTGGCTTCCATAGAAATTTTGGGATTACTAGCTGGTGGGCTGACTACCGCTGCTTTTGTGCCTCAGGTGTATAAAACGTATAAAAGTAAGTCGGCCGATAGTCTTTCCTTAACAATGTTTATGGTATTTTTTGTAGGTATTATTTTATGGCTGATTTACGGTATTTATGTAAATAGTTTAGCAATGATGGTCACAAATAGTATTACGGCCGCATTATCGTTACTGCTAATTTATTTTAAATTGACTTATAAGTAG
- a CDS encoding anthranilate synthase component II — MKKILVIDNYDSFTYNLVHYLEDLGCEVTVKRNDQLTLGEVEAFDKIVLSPGPGIPDEAGLLKEIIKQYAPTKSILGVCLGQQAIGEVFGGKIINLKEVYHGVATNVELTVDDEPMFKGLEKNFEVGRYHSWVVDTNLPDVLEATSYDENGQIMSLRHKKYDVKGVQYHPESVLTPNGKQLLENWLNS; from the coding sequence ATGAAGAAAATATTAGTCATAGATAACTACGATAGTTTTACCTATAATTTGGTACATTATTTAGAAGATTTAGGTTGTGAGGTTACCGTAAAACGAAACGACCAATTGACCTTAGGTGAAGTTGAAGCATTTGATAAGATTGTGCTTTCTCCTGGGCCAGGAATACCCGATGAAGCAGGGCTATTAAAAGAAATTATCAAACAATATGCTCCAACTAAAAGTATTTTGGGAGTTTGTTTAGGACAGCAGGCAATTGGTGAAGTTTTTGGAGGTAAAATCATCAATTTAAAAGAGGTTTATCATGGTGTTGCCACAAATGTTGAACTTACGGTTGATGATGAACCAATGTTTAAAGGTTTAGAAAAAAACTTTGAAGTGGGTCGTTACCACTCATGGGTTGTTGATACTAATTTACCCGATGTGTTAGAAGCCACTTCTTATGACGAAAATGGCCAAATAATGTCGTTAAGACATAAAAAGTACGATGTAAAAGGAGTGCAATATCACCCTGAATCAGTGCTTACCCCAAACGGAAAGCAATTATTGGAAAATTGGTTAAATTCTTAA
- a CDS encoding anthranilate synthase component I family protein: MNKFKLNTSSKKIIADTITPVSVYLKIRDRFPNSILLESSDYHANDNSFSYICFNPIATIKVENEKIFQTFPDGTSKIMEITNETDVPTEIHKFSQRFDVQKDEGFKFIHNGIFGYTAYDAVRYFEDVEISKKKDSIVIPDIYYAVYQNIIAINHFKNHAYIFAHDYNEKSNIEDLHQLVKAQNFTTYKFTKDGEISSNLTDNEYKEHVEIAKKHCARGDVFQLVLSKKFKQSFKGDEFNVYRTLRSINPSPYLFYFDYGDFKIFGSSPEAQLVVKDGLAEIHPIAGTFKRSGNDEQDAILAKKLSQDDKENDEHVMLVDLARNDLSRHGSQVKVDTYREVQFFSHVIHLVSKVTGKKEKNTSTMQVVADTFPAGTLSGAPKHRAMQLIEQYEKTSRAFYGGAIGFMDFDGNFNHAIMIRTFLSKNHELHWQAGAGLVSKSDPENELQEVYNKLGALTHAIELAERV, from the coding sequence ATGAATAAATTCAAATTAAACACATCGTCAAAAAAAATAATTGCTGATACCATTACACCAGTGAGCGTGTATTTAAAAATTCGCGATCGTTTTCCCAATAGTATTCTGCTCGAAAGTAGTGATTATCATGCTAATGACAACAGTTTTTCATACATCTGTTTTAATCCAATTGCGACCATTAAAGTTGAAAATGAAAAGATTTTTCAGACTTTTCCTGACGGAACAAGCAAAATAATGGAAATTACTAATGAAACAGATGTTCCTACAGAGATTCATAAATTTTCTCAACGTTTTGATGTACAAAAAGATGAAGGTTTTAAATTTATCCATAACGGAATTTTTGGCTACACTGCGTATGATGCTGTTCGGTATTTTGAAGATGTAGAGATTTCAAAGAAGAAAGATTCTATTGTAATTCCTGATATATATTACGCTGTTTATCAGAATATTATCGCGATAAACCATTTTAAAAATCATGCCTATATTTTTGCACATGATTATAACGAAAAAAGCAATATAGAAGATTTGCATCAATTGGTTAAAGCACAGAATTTTACTACATATAAATTTACAAAAGATGGTGAGATTAGTTCTAATTTAACAGATAATGAATATAAGGAGCATGTAGAAATTGCCAAAAAGCATTGTGCTAGGGGTGATGTATTTCAATTGGTTTTGTCCAAAAAATTTAAACAATCTTTTAAAGGAGATGAATTTAATGTCTATAGAACTTTGCGGAGTATTAATCCTTCGCCATACCTCTTTTATTTTGATTATGGTGATTTTAAAATATTTGGTAGTTCCCCTGAAGCACAATTGGTAGTAAAAGATGGGCTAGCAGAAATTCACCCTATAGCAGGGACTTTTAAACGTTCTGGGAATGATGAACAAGATGCTATATTGGCAAAAAAACTATCACAAGACGACAAAGAAAACGACGAACACGTAATGTTGGTGGATTTGGCTAGAAACGATTTAAGCCGTCACGGTAGTCAGGTGAAAGTTGATACATATAGAGAAGTTCAATTCTTTTCTCATGTAATTCATTTGGTAAGTAAGGTTACGGGAAAAAAAGAGAAGAACACTTCTACAATGCAAGTTGTTGCTGACACTTTTCCTGCTGGCACATTAAGCGGTGCACCAAAACATAGGGCGATGCAGCTGATTGAACAATACGAAAAAACAAGCAGGGCTTTTTATGGAGGTGCTATTGGTTTTATGGATTTTGATGGTAATTTTAACCATGCCATTATGATTCGTACTTTTTTAAGCAAGAATCACGAATTACATTGGCAAGCCGGTGCGGGATTAGTATCAAAATCAGACCCAGAAAATGAATTGCAAGAAGTATATAACAAATTAGGAGCATTAACCCATGCCATAGAGTTGGCTGAACGTGTATAG
- a CDS encoding T9SS type A sorting domain-containing protein has translation MKHFYKLFSFLLLSLLGVNVFAQELYVGSGVEFHLKKDLDFTTSNTVVTLGSTGVFSVEAGSVWGTDQEYVNGKVVAYGTGETKLPVGDNGVYAPVMLNHSINSEAQYFNATPTSGTNGTDVDAVSDKEYWELNGQGVVTLPWIPASDITTLVNDNGSKLSSVAVVGLNGGVWNLVSATETNVVTGDLSNGTVTTDNANEVVLSGFSEYTFGIDHQAVLGIDDLFITNDIRIISNPIDNDAEHIQFVSANLVNLKVTIFDLLGRKISNQKNISVSNNRGSIIKPNLKSGIYLLKFEHEGKKVTKKILIK, from the coding sequence ATGAAACACTTTTACAAGCTTTTTTCTTTTTTATTGCTTTCTTTATTAGGTGTTAATGTTTTTGCACAAGAGCTTTATGTGGGATCTGGTGTTGAATTTCACTTGAAAAAGGATTTAGATTTTACTACAAGTAATACCGTTGTTACACTAGGTTCAACTGGTGTTTTTTCGGTCGAAGCAGGCTCTGTTTGGGGTACTGACCAAGAATACGTAAATGGAAAAGTAGTTGCCTACGGAACTGGAGAAACCAAATTGCCTGTGGGCGATAACGGCGTTTATGCCCCGGTAATGTTAAATCATTCTATAAATTCAGAAGCACAATATTTTAATGCAACACCTACAAGCGGCACAAATGGTACTGATGTTGATGCCGTCTCTGATAAAGAATATTGGGAGTTGAACGGTCAAGGTGTAGTAACCTTGCCTTGGATTCCCGCAAGTGATATTACAACTTTAGTAAATGATAACGGCAGCAAGTTAAGTTCGGTTGCTGTGGTAGGATTAAATGGTGGAGTTTGGAATTTAGTAAGTGCTACAGAAACGAATGTGGTTACTGGAGACCTGTCCAATGGAACAGTTACAACAGATAATGCTAATGAAGTTGTTTTAAGTGGTTTTTCAGAATATACATTTGGGATCGACCACCAAGCAGTATTAGGTATTGACGATTTATTTATTACCAATGATATTCGGATTATTTCAAATCCTATAGATAACGATGCAGAACATATTCAATTTGTTTCAGCTAATCTAGTCAACCTTAAAGTTACCATTTTTGACTTATTAGGTAGAAAAATAAGTAATCAAAAAAATATTTCCGTTTCAAACAATCGTGGTTCAATCATAAAACCAAATTTAAAAAGCGGGATTTACTTATTAAAGTTTGAACACGAAGGTAAAAAAGTAACTAAAAAAATATTAATAAAATAA